TCTCTTCGGTTTTCGAGATGTTTATCAAAAACTAAGGTCTTTTTAACGTTTTTATGGGCGGATCTCTAAGGTTCGCCCTTTTTTTTGAACAAAATCCACCATCTGAAACCAGCGTGAGTTATGAAATTATCAAACTGTAGATGATCAAATTTTGCATGGTTGCTACCAAGATTAATAGACGAAACTTAACCGCATCGGGACGGTTTCATCGTAAAAAATCGTTTCCGAGCTAACAGTCAAGCCCCATACAAAAAAGGGGGGAACGACTATCATCGCTCCCCCAGTCAACCGTAATCGGTTTAAGGAATGGGATTATTTATCCCACCAAACACGGGTTTTGAACTCATTTGCACCTTGAGCAGTAACCGCAGCATTATAGCCTTCTGGATTAGAAGCTGCTTCACCGGCTGGGTACATCAGTCGGCGAGGAATGGTACCACCAGTCAAGTTACCCACTGCATTATTGGCCGTCAAAGCAGGAACTCCGGTTCTCCGCCAGTTCGCGAATCCTTCGTACCCGTTAAGATAGGTCGCAATGTATTGTTGCGTTGCAATTAGCTCCGTTGCCTTTGCAGCATCATACTTCACACTTGCTTGGTTTAGATAGGTGGTGACATCCGCATCCGACACCGAACCCAACCCACTGTTCACCATAGACCACATTTGCATGGAAGCTTTTACACCAGCGTTGTAATAGTCTGCGGCGGAGCCACTGGCCCATCCTCGTTGAACAGCCTCAGCCATTAAGAGATTTACCTCGGCAGCGGTCATCAGCGGTTGTTTATTGCTTTTCACTTTTAACTTGGCGTTTGCCATGGCATAAACGTCTTTCCAGTTGGCAGGCAACGCACCGGGGTCGGTACCGGGAGTAATGCCCGTCATTTTAGAAACATCGGCAGAACCATCTGGGTTTTGGAAATAGATGGCCATACGTGGGTCGTTTCGGCTCTTCATCATATCAATGAACGTTTTAGAGATCCGCGCATCACCGTGATAGATATCTAAAGCATGTGCCACACCATTGTTGTTGATGCCACTTGGTCCATCGGTATGCAATACGAACGGCATATCCGCATTCGACGTAAATACCCCGCCAGCAATCGCAGCTTTCACGGTTGCCTCCGCTTTGGCAGCGTCAACTTTTGTTAGGCGCATACCCATCCGAAGCATTAAAGAATATGCAAACTTTTTCCACTTAGCAACATCCCCATTATAAACAATGTCCGCCGAGCCGGGCGTTTTTTTCGACGCATCCAATTTGGAAGCGGCATCACCCAAATCAGCGATCATGCTGTTATAAATGTCTTGCTGCGAGTCGTATTTCGGGTTATAGATGCCTTTCAGCACACCTTGTCCGGCTTCGCTGTAAGGAATCATCCCGTAGGTATCCGTCACGCGCTGGTACGTAAAGACCCGCCAGATCCGCATCATGTTATTGAAATTGGAGAGGCTTGCATCTTGTGAGGTCGTATTCAAAAGGTCAGTCATATTTCTCGCCAATTCACTATAGCTCCGGTTATAGAGAGATCCGGAATAATCGTCGTTGAGCGTGTATTTATCACCATGGGCACCAAAACTCAAAACCGCCATTCGCTGGATAAAAGTTTCGGTGTAGATCATGTTGGCACGAATGTGCGTGTACTCATCTCCTGCCGTTAAGAGTTGCAGGTAGGTGAATTGGAACGATGGATCAATACTGTTTGCAGTATTTGGGTTGGTATTGATGTCCACAAAGCCATCATCGCACGAGGTGAGAGCGACAGCCAGAAACATCATCAGTGCAACCTGTTTGATTTTAAAGTATGTTTTCATATGGTCAAAAAAGGTAATAAACTGAATGAATAATGACGTATCGAATTGTGTTTCAATCCAATACATCGTCTCAAGGACTTAGAAACGTAAGCTTACGTTAAAGCCGAGTGAACGGGTTTGCGGTACGCCATACATTTCAAGACCGTAGCTACCACCAACGGAATAGCTGGATTCTGGATCAATGTTTGGAACTTTTGAATAGAGCAACAAGAGGTTCCGTCCCACCAATTGGAGTTCAGCACCACGAATGGGGGTTTTCGCAAGCATGGAAACAGGAATCCGATAGCCCAATGCAAACGAGCGGAGTTTCACGTAGCTTGCATCATACACAAATTGCTCGGTATAGTTGTTGTAGAACTTTTGATAGTATGTTTGGGCGTTCATCGCTACATTTGAACCCGGAGCTTTGAAGTTATTGCCTTGATCACGGCCTTCAAGTGTGTCCTTGTGGAGTCCGAAATAATAGGCATACGCATTGGTTGCGGAGTACATTTCGCCACCCATGCTGATGTCAATCAAAGCATTCAAGGAAAAGTTGCCAAACAAGAAGGTATTGCTAATGCCCGAAGTCCAGTCTGGATTTGGATTACCCAATACACTCAAGGCAGATTCGCGAACAGGGAAACCATCTGCACCATGTTGGATGCTACCATCTGCATTACGTACAAACTTGTATCCTTTGATAACGCCCATCGGTTCTCCAACTTCAGCATAGGTAAAGGCATTCAAGGTACGGCTTTGTCCCAAGAACAAAGAGGTTTGTTGTCCTTGCAACGAAACAACTTTGTTGGTGTTCTTCGCAAAGTTCACGTCCAATTCCCAACGGAGTTTACTATTGTTTACGGGCGTCAAGGAGAGTAATGCCTCTACCCCTTTGTTGGTGATTTCACCAGAGTTGATTACCCGTGAGCCATAACCAGTGGTTCCGGAAATGGTGGCGGAAAGAATCTGGTTGGTAATGCTTTTATTATAGAACGTGACGTCTAAGCCTACTTTGTTGTCCAAAATGCGCGTTGTTAGACCGAGTTCCATTCCCGTTCCAAGTGTTGGTTTGAGACCCGCTGGTGGAACCGCACCATTGTTGAG
Above is a genomic segment from Rhodothermia bacterium containing:
- a CDS encoding SusD/RagB family nutrient-binding outer membrane lipoprotein — its product is MKTYFKIKQVALMMFLAVALTSCDDGFVDINTNPNTANSIDPSFQFTYLQLLTAGDEYTHIRANMIYTETFIQRMAVLSFGAHGDKYTLNDDYSGSLYNRSYSELARNMTDLLNTTSQDASLSNFNNMMRIWRVFTYQRVTDTYGMIPYSEAGQGVLKGIYNPKYDSQQDIYNSMIADLGDAASKLDASKKTPGSADIVYNGDVAKWKKFAYSLMLRMGMRLTKVDAAKAEATVKAAIAGGVFTSNADMPFVLHTDGPSGINNNGVAHALDIYHGDARISKTFIDMMKSRNDPRMAIYFQNPDGSADVSKMTGITPGTDPGALPANWKDVYAMANAKLKVKSNKQPLMTAAEVNLLMAEAVQRGWASGSAADYYNAGVKASMQMWSMVNSGLGSVSDADVTTYLNQASVKYDAAKATELIATQQYIATYLNGYEGFANWRRTGVPALTANNAVGNLTGGTIPRRLMYPAGEAASNPEGYNAAVTAQGANEFKTRVWWDK